Proteins encoded in a region of the Haloarcula salinisoli genome:
- a CDS encoding SDR family NAD(P)-dependent oxidoreductase: MSDEVVIVTGGTRGIGRATAEAFAERQATVIATYYSDEEAATDTEAALADIADHDDVDTWQFDVGDYEAVSDAIGEIASEYGQPTVLVNNAGIMSNNLLIRMDPDEWEQVLRTNVTGTFNCTRSVARQMLRGDGGAIVNVASVAAQQGWAGQSNYAASKAAIVGFTRSIASELGDKSIRVNAVAPGYTRTDLYSDHLSETQEEIVAEETASGEPASPADIAEAILFLASDRASYVHGEVLRVDDGLVG, translated from the coding sequence ATGTCCGACGAAGTGGTCATCGTCACCGGCGGCACACGCGGCATCGGGCGAGCGACAGCCGAGGCGTTCGCCGAGCGACAGGCGACGGTTATTGCAACGTACTACAGCGACGAGGAGGCTGCCACAGATACCGAGGCCGCGTTGGCCGATATCGCCGACCATGACGACGTCGATACCTGGCAGTTCGATGTCGGCGATTACGAGGCTGTCAGTGACGCAATCGGAGAGATCGCCAGCGAGTACGGCCAGCCGACAGTACTGGTAAACAACGCCGGTATCATGTCCAACAACCTTCTCATCCGGATGGATCCGGATGAGTGGGAACAGGTACTACGGACGAACGTCACCGGGACGTTCAACTGCACGCGCTCGGTCGCCCGCCAGATGCTCAGAGGGGACGGTGGCGCTATCGTCAATGTCGCCTCTGTTGCCGCACAGCAGGGCTGGGCGGGACAGTCTAACTACGCAGCGAGCAAAGCGGCTATCGTCGGGTTCACGCGCTCGATCGCGAGTGAACTCGGTGACAAGTCCATCCGTGTCAACGCTGTCGCGCCCGGGTACACGCGGACGGATCTGTACTCAGATCACCTCTCTGAGACGCAAGAAGAGATCGTGGCCGAAGAAACGGCCTCGGGTGAACCGGCGTCCCCTGCGGATATCGCCGAAGCAATCCTGTTTCTGGCGAGCGATCGAGCATCGTACGTCCACGGCGAGGTACTCAGAGTGGACGACGGTCTCGTCGGTTAG